One genomic region from Portunus trituberculatus isolate SZX2019 chromosome 5, ASM1759143v1, whole genome shotgun sequence encodes:
- the LOC123514425 gene encoding putative zinc finger protein 66: MSDATLKNNGQMKSQTHSGVRNHKCGECGKKFIRKPDLNKHTLIHLGIKNHECEECGKKFTAKGDLTRHILIHSGVRNYGCEECGKKFTTKSHLTSHILTHSVRNHECEECGKKFTRKSHLNTHAMLHSDVRNYKCEECGSGFTKKCDLTAHTLIHSGVRNYKCEECGMKFLTRGNLNIHYLTHSGVRNYECEECGKKFATKGNLTIHTLTHSNVRSYECEECGMKFITKSNLTRHIKAHSGVRNYECEECGKKFTTKGNLTTHTLTHGGIRKYECEECGMKFITKSNLTRHAKALCGVKN, translated from the coding sequence ATGAGTGATGCAACTCTTAAGAATAATGGTCAGATGAAGTCCCaaacacacagtggtgttaggaatcaTAAGTGTGGggagtgtggcaagaaatttATTCGAAAGCCTGACCTCAACAAACACACCTTGATACACCTCGGTATTAAAAATCatgagtgtgaggagtgtggcaagaaatttACTGCAAAGGGTGACCTCACCAGGCACATTCTGATACACAGTGGTGTCAGGAACTATGGGTGTGAggaatgtggcaagaaattTACCACAaagtctcacctcacctcacacatcCTGACACACAGTGTGAGGAATCATGAGTGTGAAgagtgtggcaagaaatttACCAGAAAGTCTCACCTCAACACACATGCCATGCTGCACAGTGATGTCAGGAATTATaagtgtgaggagtgtggcagTGGATTTACCAAAAAGTGTGACCTCACCGCACACACCCTGATACACAGTGGTGTCAGGAACTACAAGTGTGAAGAGTGTGGCATGAAATTCCTCACAAGGGGTAACCTCAACATACACtacctgacacacagtggtgtcaggaattatgagtgtgaggagtgtggcaagaaatttGCCACAAAGGGTAACCTCACCATACACACTCTGACACACAGTAATGTCAGAAGTTATGAGTGTGAAGAATGTGGCATGAAATTTATCACAAAGAGTAACCTCACCAGACACATCAAGGCACACAGTGGTGTCAGGAATTAcgagtgtgaggagtgtggcaagaaatttACCACAAAGGgcaacctcaccacacacaccctgacacacggTGGCATCAGGAAATATGAGTGTGAAGAGTGTGGCATGAAATTTATCACAAAGAGTAACCTTACCAGACATGCCAAAGCTCTCTGTGGTGTCAAGAATTAA